The following proteins are encoded in a genomic region of Nicotiana sylvestris chromosome 4, ASM39365v2, whole genome shotgun sequence:
- the LOC138889978 gene encoding uncharacterized protein: MSFGLKNAGATYMRAMTTIFYDMRHNDIEVYVDDVIIKSKKATDHIDDLGKFFNRLWRYNLKLNPVKCAFGVPDKKLLGFIVSRRRIELDPSKVKDIQELPPPKNKNDVMCFLGRLNYISRFIAQSIVICEPIFKLLKKNAATKWTDDCQKAFDRIKEYLSTPPVLVLPDPGRSLLLYLAVLDGALGCELRKRFRKTEFQHVPRVQNEFVDALVTLTSMIQHPDKNFIDPIPVKIHDQPAYCVHIEEEVDGKPWFHEIKEYLARGDDLMKAMCETFKIRYKNFTAYRPQMNGVVEAANKNIKKILRKMTEKHKQWHEKLSFALPGYCTTVDTSTGATPYMLVYITEVVIPVEVEIPSLRIIHEAELDDADDLMKAMCETFKIRYKNFTAYRPQMNGVVEAANKNIKKILRKMTEKHKQWHEKLSFALSGYCTTVDTPTGATPYMLVYITEVVIPVEVEIPSLRIIQEAELDDAE, encoded by the exons atgtcgttcggcctgaagaatgcaggggccacctacatgagggccatgactaccattttttaTGATATGAGACACAATGAtatagaggtatatgtagatgatgttattatcaagtccaagaaggccactgaccacatagatGATTTGggaaagttcttcaatagattgtggaggtacaacctgaaactgaatcccgtgaagtgcgcatttggggttcccgataaaaaattgcttgggtttattgtgagtcgtcgacgaatagaactagatccatcaaaagtcaaagatATTCAAGAActgccgccgccaaagaacaagaatgaTGTGATGTGTTTTTTGGgaaggctcaactacatcagtcgattcatagcacagtctatagTTATTTGTGAACCAATCTTTAAACTGTTGAAGAAgaacgccgctaccaaatggactgatgactgccaaaaggccttcgacagaatcaaggagtacttgtcaacaccaccagtcttggtcctgcCTGATCCAGGTAGatccttattactctaccttgcagtattagatggagctttgggttgt gaattgagaaagaggttcaggaagacggaattccagcatgttcctagggtccagaatgagttcgttgATGCATTGGTCACCCTGAcatctatgatacaacacccagacaagaattttattgatcccattccagtgaaaatccatgatcagccagcctaCTGTGTGCATATTGAAGAAGAAGTAGACGgaaagccctggtttcatgagatcaaggaatatttggcaagaggaga tgacttgatgaaagctatgtgtgaaactttcaagatcagataCAAGAATTTCACAGCCtataggcctcaaatgaatggagttgtagaagccgccaacaagaatatcaagaaaatattgaggaaaatgacagagaagcataaacagtggcacgagaaattatcATTTGCTCTTCCGGGGTATTGCACCACAGTcgacacatcaaccggggcaaccccctatatgttggtttatatTACAGAGGTTGTTATTCctgttgaggtagaaattccttccctaaggatcatacatgaAGCTGAACTCGATGACGCAGA tgacttgatgaaagctatgtgtgaaactttcaagatcagataCAAGAATTTCACAGCCtataggcctcaaatgaatggagttgtagaagccgccaacaagaatatcaagaaaatattgaggaaaatgacagagaagcataaacagtggcacgagaaattatcATTTGCTCTTTCGGGGTATTGCACCACAGTCGACACaccaaccggggcaaccccctatatgttggtttatatTACAGAGGTTGTTATTCctgttgaggtagaaattccttccctaaggatcatacaagaagctgaactcGATGACGCAGAGTAG